A genomic window from Quercus lobata isolate SW786 chromosome 10, ValleyOak3.0 Primary Assembly, whole genome shotgun sequence includes:
- the LOC115962783 gene encoding putative disease resistance protein RGA3 yields the protein MVRKRDRFWEYAEDLKGRFKCKFCECDFAGGASRIKCHLAGVKGHDIDICTKVSKEVQEEAALIVGEPNKKLKGASTSNRDKGREINSTSISKDVTLSRVFEKSNEEYSTEIDLSVAVEGLLAKVRSLVIDHIGFGLGDKEQLIELLVSLSKIQVVLQDTEKWQITDEPMRIRLAEFRDVVYDADDVLDEFEILKQEVQSQNQIMESIGVSLFNLITTPLNIENKMKTIIDRLLDTIKNGLRVGSMDTIPKISLDREVDSYLNDLEIVGRGYDVSKIVNMLTNASNQCISVLPIVGMAGLGKTTLAKEVYNNELIRKHFDLLAWACVTKNFNFKRILCEILQSFDKNYFSFLEYCQFQSEDKILSRLQKKLCGNKYLLVLDDVWIDDHEEWSKLRSYLLSFNSMTGNNIVVTTRSDKVANLIGTPQCQHYLEQLSKDECWSIFEKRAFANKKITRTRDLESIGREIAKRSEGFPLAAKVLGGIMCFKYDKSEWLSIQNNKIWDLLDDDTNRFFQILRLSFDNLPTPSLKQCLAYCANFQDYNIRKDEVIQHWMAEGFLESSNGSRTMMEDIGNSYFNFLLATSFFQDARKDEYGNIISCKMHDLVHDFALSIIKSETLILEGASMDCVGNAQCLFFRFVGQTTQRIPFIGDDFTKLRSLVSDYADFGSTLSNFKSLRVLKLYGGSIIELPDSIEHLIHLRLLHISRAKIKTLPKSVTKHNKLQTLTIEKCYFGFRELPEELSNLINLRHIYIDKEPLRMPKNMGLLTRLQTLPIFVVGQDEGHSIEELGALKNLRGEIDIRNLGFVEDEEEAKSAKLKEKEIFKLGLYWSWEEDYRDKDKDEKVLEGLQPHQNLKSLTIDLYGGKKLPSWVGLSLHHNLIEIKLGYFKNCEEVPTLGHLPCLRVLEIAGMWEVGCIGSEFYRDESCKNTRLFPALRILKLEYMEGCKRVDKCR from the exons atggttcGAAAAAGAGATCGATTTTGGGAGTATGCTGAAGATCTAAAAGGTCGTTTTAAATGTAAGTTTTGTGAATGTGATTTTGCTGGGGGTGCTTCAAGAATTAAATGTCACTTGGCTGGAGTTAAAGGTCACGATATTGATATTTGTACGAAAGTGTCTAAAGAGGTCCAAGAGGAGGCTGCTCTAATAGTTGGAGAACCTAACAAAAAACTTAAGGGTGCATCAACTTCAAACAGAGATAAAGGGAGGGAAATCAACTCAACTTCAATATCAAAGGATGTCACATTAAGCAGAGTGTTTGAAAAG AGTAATGAAGAATATAGCACTGAAATCGACCTTAGTGTTGCAGTGGAAGGACTATTAGCCAAGGTGAGATCACTTGTTATTGATCATATTGGTTTTGGATTGGGTGACAAGGAGCAGCTAATAGAGCTTCTTGTCTCAttatccaagattcaagttgTGTTACAAGACACTGAGAAATGGCAAATAACTGATGAACCTATGAGGATTAGGTTAGCGGAGTTTAGAGATGTAGTTTATGATGCTGACGATGTGCTAGATGAGTTTGAGATTCTTAAGCAAGAGGTACAATCTCAAAACCAAATAATGGAAAGTATTGGCGTTTCACTCTTTAATCTTATCACAACCCCCCTCAATATAGAAAACAAAATGAAGACCATCATCGATCGATTATTGGATACAATTAAGAATGGTCTTAGAGTGGGGTCTATGGATACAATCCCCAAGATTAGCCTGGATAGAGAGGTAGACTCCTACCTCAATGATTTAGAAATTGTAGGGAGAGGATATGATGTCTCAAAAATAGTGAACATGTTGACTAATGCAAGCAATCAATGTATCTCCGTTCTTCCTATAGTGGGTATGGCAGGTCTTGGAAAGACAACTTTAGCAAAAGAAGTTTATAACAATGAATTAATAAGGAAACATTTTGATCTACTAGCATGGGCATGTGTCActaagaattttaattttaagaggATTTTATGTGAGATTCTTCaatcttttgataaaaattatttttcattcttgGAATATTGCCAATTCCAAAGTGAAGATAAAATTCTTAGtagacttcaaaaaaaattgtgtgggAATAAATATCTTCTTGTACTTGATGATGTGTGGATTGATGATCATGAAGAATGGAGTAAATTAAGGAGTTACTTGCTTAGTTTTAATTCAATGACGGGAAATAATATTGTTGTAACAACCCGTAGTGATAAAGTCGCAAATCTCATAGGGACACCACAATGCCAACATTATCTGGAACAATTATCAAAAGATGAATGTTGGTCCATATTTGAAAAAAGAGCatttgcaaataaaaaaattactcgAACTAGAGATTTGGAGTCTATTGGAAGAGAGATTGCTAAAAGAAGTGAAGGGTTTCCATTGGCTGCAAAAGTTTTGGGAGGAATAATGtgctttaaatatgataaaAGTGAATGGTtatcaattcaaaataataaaatttgggatTTATTAGATGATGATACTAATAGATTCTTCCAGATATTGAGGTTAAGTTTTGATAATCTTCCAACACCATCTTTAAAACAATGTTTGGCATATTGTGCAAATTTTCAAGATTATAACATCAGAAAGGACGAAGTTATTCAACATTGGATGGCTGAAGGGTTCCTTGAATCATCTAATGGAAGTCGTACGATGATGGAGGATATTGGTAACTCGTATTTCAATTTCTTGTTGGCAACTTCCTTTTTCCAAGATGCTAGAAAGGATGAGTATGGTAACATTATCAGCTGCAAGATGCATGATTTGGTGCATGATTTTGCACTCTCAATTATAAAATCTGAAACTCTAATTTTGGAGGGAGCTTCAATGGATTGTGTTGGCAACGCACAATGTTTATTTTTCCGCTTCGTTGGCCAAACAACACAAAGAATTCCATTTATTGGAGATGATTTCACAAAATTGCGCAGCTTAGTTTCAGATTATGCTGACTTTGGCAGcacattatcaaattttaaaagctTACGTGTGTTAAAGTTATATGGGGGCAGTATAATAGAGTTGCCAGATTCAATTGAGCATTTGATACATTTGAGGCTTCTTCACATCTCACGTGCCAAAATTAAGACATTACCAAAATCCGTCACCAAACACAACAAATTGCAAACTTTAACAATcgaaaaatgttattttggatTCAGAGAGCTTCCAGAAGAGTTAAGCAATTTGATTAACTTGAGACATATTTATATTGATAAGGAACCTCTCCGTATGCCTAAGAATATGGGGCTGTTGACTCGCCTTCAAACATTGCCAATTTTTGTTGTGGGTCAAGATGAAGGTCATAGCATCGAAGAATTGGGAGCTTTGAAGAATCTGAGAGGAGAAATAGACATCCGCAATCTAGGTTTTGTGGAAGATgaggaagaagccaaaagtgcaaaattaaaagaaaaggaaatattcAAGTTGGGATTATACTGGAGTTGGGAAGAAGATTatagagataaagataaagatgaAAAGGTGTTGGAAGGCCTCCAGCCTCaccaaaatttgaaaagcttAACAATTGATTTGTACGGAGGAAAGAAACTCCCATCATGGGTTGGTTTGTCGCTACATCACAATTTGATTGAGATCAAATTGGGATACTTCAAGAATTGTGAAGAAGTTCCTACTCTGGGGCATTTACCCTGTCTTAGGGTTCTTGAAATAGCTGGAATGTGGGAGGTAGGATGTATAGGAAGCGAGTTTTACCGTGATGAGAGTTGCAAAAATACAAGATTATTTCCGGCATTGAGAATACTTAAATTGGAGTACATGGAAGGATGCAAAAGAGTTGACAAGTGCAGGTGA